In Takifugu flavidus isolate HTHZ2018 chromosome 13, ASM371156v2, whole genome shotgun sequence, the following are encoded in one genomic region:
- the LOC130536602 gene encoding uncharacterized protein LOC130536602 gives MVPETRDEIINNLIETVWNNVQDEEFYIRRDVFKNLKKTIRKSLYQNDKIPQDLLLAKDKNNTHLPYPLLPPVSHTQTSGQNHPYSDADFDHLKSSNIWRVKGRFERHFVQPLPYPLAVICSTPPFLPPTPRIASRTTCIQTLILTTWRHLILWRYSQLRGAPKGSLLGKFRRWLTHIKKKHPQETSAISDSVEVILNSLTFQFMDNRYQNIESTDSFLMFKDFRDDKVLVFSQELSDLINRHALPEPLPRSVLRYSFEQSSFAGQNHLFSEADLNHLRSSNSMEMFPTEELQKEVFWGNSEDGR, from the exons ATGGTACCAGAGACAAGAGATGAGATCATCAATAATCTGATTGAAACTGTGTGGAACAATGTCCAAGATGAGGAGTTTTACATTCGCAGGGACGTCTTCAAAAACTTAAAGAAGACCATTAGGAAGAGCTTATACCAGAAC GACAAGATCCCACAAGATTTACTGTTAGCTAAAGACAAGAACAATACCCACCTCCCATACCCACTGCTGCCTCCCGTCTCCCATACACAGACCTCCGGTCAAAACCACCCGTATTCAGACGCCGATTTTGACCACTTAAAGTCATCCAACATATGGAG AGTTAAGGGGAGATTTGAGCGCCATTTTGTCCAGCCCCTCCCATACCCACTggctgtgatctgctccacccctcccttcctccctcccacaccCAGAATCGCGAGCAGAACCACCTGCATTCAAACGCTGATTTTGACCACTTGGCGCCATCTAATTCTATGGAG ATATTCCCAACTCCGAGGAGCTCCAAAAGGAAGTCTCTTGGGGAAATTCAGAAGATGGCTGACccacataaagaaaaaacatccaCAGGAGACTTCAGCTATCAGCGATTCAGTAGAGGTGATACTAAATAGTCTCACATTTCAGTTTATGGACAATAGGTACCAGAATATTGAAAGTACGGATTCCTTCCTCATGTTCAAGGATTTTCGCGACGATAAGGTTTTGGTTTTCAGCCAAGAACTGAGCGATCTGATTAACCGCCACGCATTACCAGAACCTCTACCTCGCTCAGTTTTAAGATACTCTTTTGAGCAGAGCTCATTTGCGGGTCAAAACCACCTGTTTTCAGAAGCCGATCTGAACCACTTAAGGTCGTCCAATTCTATGGAG atgttccCAACTGAGGAGCTGCAAAAGGAAGTCTTTTGGGGAAATTCAGAAGATGGCAGATGA
- the spire2 gene encoding protein spire homolog 2 — protein sequence MARSTKRTAEDGDPRITVPTDRVESRDLSEPRELSVEEVLKSYEQRINEEQAWAVCYQCCSGLRVPRPPTAGVSPVKGPSSILLHRDGTVALRTRNSVVCQSSG from the exons ATGGCAAGATCCACCAAGCGAACCGCCGAGGATGGAGACCCACGAATAACCGTTCCCACGGACCGCGTCGAGTCGCGGGACCTGTCCGAGCCCCGGGAACTGTctgtggaggaggtgctgaagtCCTATGAGCAGCGCATCAACGAGGAGCAGGCATGGGCGGTGTGCTACCAGTGCTGCAGCGGGCTCCGGGTGCCCCGCCCGCCAACGGCAGGAGTCAGCCCGGTAAAGGGTCCATCTTCCATCCTCCTGCACCGGGACGGAACCGTGGCCCTGCGGACGCGCAACAGCG TTGTTTGCCAGAGCTCTGGATGA